The Papaver somniferum cultivar HN1 chromosome 3, ASM357369v1, whole genome shotgun sequence genome includes a region encoding these proteins:
- the LOC113356739 gene encoding putative calcium-binding protein CML19: MRNTTEIKRSDSVSSTSSSSSFSSPSMKNSLSPKSTLERLRRKLSSKRVDERDIPTYGGDLESVFRYFDENGDGKISAAELESCVKAIGGDFTSDEAKRAVESTDSDGDGLLGFNDFVKLMEVSGEEEKNNDLKEAFKMYEMDGSGIITPKSLKRMLTRLGESKTTEECRTMIRLFDLNGDGVLSFDEFSAMMV, from the coding sequence atgagaaACACTACAGAAATCAAGAGAAGTGATTCagtttcttcaacttcttcttcttcttccttttcaagTCCATCAATGAAGAACTCGCTGTCACCGAAATCAACATTAGAAAGATTAAGAAGAAAATTGTCATCTAAGAGAGTAGATGAGCGTGATATACCAACATATGGAGGAGACCTCGAAAGTGTTTTTCGGTATTTTGACGAAAATGGAGATGGAAAAATTTCAGCAGCTGAGTTGGAGAGTTGTGTCAAAGCAATAGGTGGTGATTTTACAAGTGATGAAGCAAAAAGAGCGGTAGAATCAACGGACTCGGATGGTGATGGGTTACTGGGGTTTAATGATTTTGTTAAACTCATGGAAGTTAgtggagaagaagagaaaaataatGACTTGAAAGAGGCGTTTAAGATGTATGAAATGGATGGATCAGGGATTATTACTCCTAAGAGTTTGAAAAGAATGTTGACAAGACTTGGCGAATCCAAGACGACTGAGGAGTGTAGAACAATGATTCGCTTGTTCGATCTTAATGGCGATGGTGTACTTAGCTTCGACGAATTCTCTGctatgatggtttaa